Proteins from a genomic interval of Acanthochromis polyacanthus isolate Apoly-LR-REF ecotype Palm Island chromosome 24, KAUST_Apoly_ChrSc, whole genome shotgun sequence:
- the LOC110972194 gene encoding LOW QUALITY PROTEIN: cysteinyl leukotriene receptor 2-like (The sequence of the model RefSeq protein was modified relative to this genomic sequence to represent the inferred CDS: inserted 1 base in 1 codon) has product MACVHDDDAFKYQAYTFTYLLVFPVAFLCNVGALAVFFLQSGSRSSASCVVMMNLALSDGSFSLTLPLRLAYYXRGREWIFSDWLCRLCVFGFYLNLYTSILFLTLLSMLRWLAVARPLRHRTLATPTRTLLVCLGVWLLVGVSSAPFLSNGVTPQGVPRCFEPSTPSSWSRILILNYVGLVLGFLLPFLTIISCYSDLVRRLMFGSAPRGTGVSRRRRLRSVHLVAMVTATFLVCFLPYHAVRSLHLHAVCGGWSCGVTLRLQRATVVTLCLAASNSVANPLFYYYATRTFRDSMRDASLLATRGSSFRTGLNRLRRRNTA; this is encoded by the exons ATGGCGTGTGTCCACGATGACGATGCCTTCAAGTACCAGGCGTACACCTTCACCTACCTGCTGGTGTTTCCTGTGGCGTTCCTCTGCAACGTCGGGGCGCTGGCCGTGTTCTTCCTGCAGAGCGGAAGCAG AAGCTCCGCCTCCTGCGTGGTCATGATGAACCTCGCCCTATCAGACGGCAGCTTCTCCCTCACCCTCCCTCTGAGATTGGCTTATT ATCGGGGGCGGGAGTGGatcttctctgattggctgtgcaGACTGTGTGTGTTCGGCTTCTACCTGAACCTGTACACCAg CATCCTCTTCCTCACTCTACTGAGCATGCTCCGCTGGTTGGCTGTGGCCCGCCCCCTCCGTCACCGGACTCTGGCCACGCCCACTCGAACCTTATTGGTCTGTCTAGGAGTGTGGCTGCTGGTGGGCGTGTCCTCTGCCCCATTCCTGTCCAATGGGGTGACACCACAG GGGGTGCCGCGCTGCTTTGAGCCGTCCACTCCGTCTTCCTGGTCCCGCATCCTCATCCTGAACTACGTGGGATTGGTCCTTGGcttcctcctccccttcctcaCCATCATCAGCTGCTACAGCGACCTGGTTCGTCGGCTGATGTTTGGCTCCGCCCCCCGTGGCACCGGCGTCAGCAGACGCAGGCGGCTGCGCTCGGTGCACCTGGTCGCCATGGTGACGGCCACCTTCCTGGTCTGCTTCCTGCCCTACCACGCGGTGCGCTCGCTGCACCTGCACGCCGTCTGCGGTGGCTGGAGCTGCGGCGTGACGCTGCGGCTGCAGAGGGCCACGGTGGTCACGCTCTGCCTGGCTGCCTCCAACAGCGTGGCCAACCCCCTGTTCTACTACTACGCTACCAGGACCTTCAGGGACAGCATGAGAGACGCCTCGCTGCTTGCCACCAGGGGCAGCTCCTTCAGGACCGGACTGAACCGGCTCAGACGGAGGAACACCGCCTGA